A window from Candidatus Margulisiibacteriota bacterium encodes these proteins:
- a CDS encoding RNA-binding domain-containing protein — protein MTWDDILELMGQGEGQSVEFEKSIPAADDIARELVAFSNADGGKIIYGIDDKNQHLVGVEIDNRFEDWIKETGKNHCSPAISPAIDVINRSDKKIVVITVPEGLDKPYKSDEICYVRDGSLSRPAKENEEQEMTNPWSGKGLNKRQIRALQLMNEHGAISNREYREAFNVSHKTAHLELTMLEDKRLAKSEGAGRSTRYIMVPQAA, from the coding sequence ATGACCTGGGACGACATCCTCGAATTGATGGGTCAAGGCGAAGGCCAGTCGGTCGAGTTCGAAAAGAGCATCCCTGCCGCAGACGATATCGCCCGCGAACTGGTCGCTTTCTCCAATGCCGACGGCGGCAAGATCATCTACGGCATCGACGACAAGAACCAGCACCTGGTCGGCGTCGAGATCGACAACCGCTTTGAGGACTGGATCAAAGAGACCGGCAAGAACCACTGCTCCCCCGCGATCTCTCCCGCCATTGACGTGATCAATCGGTCCGATAAAAAGATCGTGGTCATCACCGTCCCCGAAGGTCTCGATAAGCCGTACAAATCGGACGAGATCTGTTATGTCCGCGACGGCAGCCTTTCCCGGCCGGCCAAGGAGAACGAGGAACAGGAGATGACCAACCCGTGGTCCGGCAAGGGGCTGAACAAGCGGCAGATCCGCGCCCTGCAGCTGATGAACGAGCACGGGGCGATCAGCAATCGCGAGTATCGCGAGGCGTTCAACGTCTCGCACAAGACGGCGCACCTGGAACTGACGATGCTGGAGGATAAAAGGTTGGCTAAGTCCGAGGGAGCCGGCCGTTCCACCCGCTACATCATGGTCCCGCAAGCCGCTTGA
- the tpiA gene encoding triose-phosphate isomerase, translating into MRKPIMAGNWKMYKTPTEAADFVIALAPLVKDVHETTMLLCAPFTALQKLSEAAVGTNIAVGAENLYWEDEGAFTGEISGPMLKAVGCTYVIIGHSERRQYFGETDETVNKKLFAAIKHRLLPIVCVGETLAQREKGETFKVIEEQVKGAFQGVTDNHWKSVVVAYEPVWAIGTGKTATPAQAQEVHAFIRKLLPKDVANDIRILYGGSVKPENVKELMAQPDIDGGLVGGASLKVDSYVKLVK; encoded by the coding sequence ATGAGAAAACCGATCATGGCCGGAAACTGGAAGATGTACAAGACCCCGACCGAAGCCGCCGATTTCGTTATCGCCCTCGCCCCCCTGGTTAAAGACGTCCACGAGACGACCATGCTCCTGTGCGCCCCTTTCACCGCCCTGCAAAAACTGAGCGAAGCCGCCGTCGGCACCAACATCGCCGTCGGCGCGGAAAACCTGTACTGGGAGGACGAAGGGGCGTTCACCGGCGAGATCTCCGGCCCGATGCTCAAGGCGGTCGGCTGCACCTACGTGATCATCGGCCACTCCGAGCGGCGCCAGTATTTCGGCGAGACCGACGAAACGGTCAACAAGAAGCTGTTCGCGGCGATCAAGCACCGCCTGCTGCCGATCGTTTGTGTTGGCGAGACATTGGCCCAGCGGGAAAAGGGCGAAACCTTCAAAGTGATCGAGGAGCAGGTCAAAGGCGCCTTCCAGGGAGTGACCGACAACCACTGGAAATCAGTTGTCGTCGCTTACGAACCGGTCTGGGCGATCGGGACCGGCAAGACGGCAACCCCGGCGCAAGCCCAGGAAGTCCACGCTTTCATTAGAAAGTTATTGCCCAAGGATGTTGCCAATGACATTCGGATCCTGTACGGCGGCTCGGTCAAACCGGAAAATGTTAAGGAATTAATGGCCCAGCCCGACATCGACGGCGGCTTGGTCGGCGGGGCGAGCCTCAAAGTCGACAGCTACGTTAAGCTGGTAAAATAA
- a CDS encoding class II fructose-bisphosphate aldolase — MAKKLYEELGLVNTREMFQKAMAGKYAIPAYNFNNMEQLQAIIGGCAESNSPVIVQVSSGARKYANQTLLRYMAQGAVALCRQDLKSNIPIALHLDHGDTFELCKSCIEYGFSSVMIDGSAHTYEDNIKLTKQVVEYAHQYDVTVEGELGVLAGIEDEVKAEKHTYTDPNQVEDFVKRTGVDSLAISIGTSHGAYKFKLKPGESVPPLRFDILAEVEKRLPGFPIVLHGASSVVQEYVAMINKFGGKMDNAVGVPEEQLRQAAKSAVCKINIDSDGRLVMTAIIRKVFAEQPSEFDPRKYLGPAREELKKLIIAKNTNVLGSAGKA; from the coding sequence ATGGCAAAGAAACTGTACGAAGAGCTTGGACTGGTCAACACGCGGGAAATGTTCCAGAAGGCGATGGCGGGGAAGTACGCGATCCCGGCGTATAACTTTAACAATATGGAGCAGCTGCAGGCGATCATCGGCGGCTGCGCGGAGAGCAATTCTCCGGTCATCGTCCAGGTCTCTTCCGGCGCCCGCAAGTACGCGAACCAGACCCTGCTCCGTTACATGGCGCAAGGCGCGGTCGCGCTGTGCCGCCAGGACCTCAAGTCCAATATCCCGATCGCTCTCCACCTTGATCACGGCGACACTTTCGAGCTCTGCAAATCGTGCATCGAATACGGTTTTTCTTCGGTCATGATCGACGGCTCCGCCCACACTTACGAGGACAACATCAAGCTGACCAAGCAGGTGGTGGAATACGCCCACCAGTATGACGTCACCGTTGAAGGCGAGCTCGGCGTCCTGGCCGGGATCGAGGACGAGGTCAAGGCGGAAAAGCACACCTATACCGACCCGAACCAAGTCGAGGATTTCGTCAAACGGACCGGCGTCGATTCCCTGGCCATCTCGATCGGCACGTCGCACGGCGCCTACAAATTCAAGCTCAAGCCGGGCGAATCGGTCCCCCCGCTCCGCTTCGACATCCTGGCGGAGGTCGAGAAACGGCTGCCCGGCTTCCCGATCGTCCTGCACGGCGCCTCGTCGGTCGTCCAGGAGTACGTCGCCATGATCAACAAGTTCGGCGGCAAGATGGACAACGCCGTCGGCGTTCCCGAAGAGCAGCTGCGCCAGGCAGCCAAATCCGCCGTCTGCAAGATCAATATCGACAGCGACGGCCGCCTGGTCATGACCGCGATCATCCGCAAGGTCTTCGCGGAGCAGCCGTCGGAGTTCGACCCGCGCAAATATCTCGGCCCGGCCCGCGAGGAACTGAAGAAGCTGATCATCGCCAAGAACACGAACGTTCTGGGATCGGCGGGAAAGGCGTAA
- a CDS encoding ATP-dependent 6-phosphofructokinase — translation MKVKFQGKEINIKRIGILTGGGDCAGHNAVIVGLMRRINQANLTLPKDEQMELVGLLEGWKSLTRDPGTEFDKIVKPLNLTDIEESFAVAGTILKSSRTNLFSKANMEAKMPEKAMEALKKLKIDCLCVLGGDDTLGAAGKLGQQFVFPMFGAPKTMDNDVYGTEMTYGFESAVEESVHFIENIRTTAESHNRCFVVELLGRHAGWVAMWAGIAGGAEVTLLPEEVLDMEVVIKQVEKSIRVKQHCIVVVSEGVRLFDTRYPEAINKKHEKMLATVIADPKYALVKARHEMPKKKDSFGNEQLGGIGEYIFAILEKHTKGFEYRYQNCGHAIRGGVAHVMDRILGLRYGDAIFNFLKEGVFGVYPGLENDTIMSRNLLDVKGGRFVPQDHQLYGMRNAADYY, via the coding sequence ATGAAGGTCAAGTTTCAGGGCAAAGAAATAAATATTAAACGGATCGGGATCCTGACCGGCGGCGGCGACTGCGCCGGCCATAACGCGGTGATCGTCGGCTTGATGCGGCGGATCAACCAGGCCAACCTCACCCTCCCCAAAGACGAGCAAATGGAACTGGTCGGCCTCCTCGAGGGTTGGAAATCTTTGACCCGCGATCCGGGGACAGAATTCGATAAGATCGTTAAACCATTAAACCTGACGGATATTGAAGAATCATTTGCGGTCGCCGGCACGATCCTCAAGTCTTCCCGTACCAACCTCTTCTCTAAAGCGAACATGGAAGCCAAGATGCCGGAAAAAGCGATGGAAGCCTTAAAAAAACTGAAGATCGACTGTCTTTGTGTCCTGGGCGGCGACGACACCCTGGGCGCGGCTGGAAAACTAGGCCAACAGTTCGTCTTCCCGATGTTCGGCGCCCCCAAGACGATGGACAACGACGTCTACGGGACCGAAATGACCTACGGCTTTGAGTCCGCCGTCGAAGAATCAGTCCACTTTATCGAGAATATCCGGACCACCGCCGAATCCCACAACCGCTGTTTTGTCGTTGAACTCCTGGGTCGGCACGCCGGCTGGGTCGCCATGTGGGCCGGGATCGCCGGCGGCGCCGAAGTCACCCTCCTCCCCGAAGAGGTCCTCGACATGGAGGTCGTGATCAAGCAGGTGGAAAAATCGATCCGTGTCAAACAGCATTGCATTGTCGTCGTCTCCGAGGGAGTACGGCTGTTCGATACCCGCTACCCGGAAGCGATCAACAAGAAACACGAGAAGATGCTGGCGACCGTCATTGCGGACCCGAAGTACGCGCTGGTCAAAGCGCGGCATGAGATGCCGAAGAAGAAAGACTCGTTCGGCAACGAGCAGCTCGGCGGGATCGGCGAATATATCTTCGCCATCCTGGAAAAACACACCAAGGGGTTTGAATACCGCTACCAGAACTGCGGCCACGCCATCCGCGGCGGCGTTGCCCACGTCATGGACCGGATCCTCGGCCTGCGCTACGGCGACGCGATCTTTAATTTCCTGAAAGAAGGCGTTTTTGGGGTCTATCCGGGGCTGGAGAACGACACGATCATGTCGCGCAATCTGTTAGACGTTAAAGGCGGCCGCTTCGTGCCGCAGGACCACCAGCTCTACGGAATGCGCAACGCCGCGGATTATTATTGA
- the pfkA gene encoding 6-phosphofructokinase: MKTIGVITPGGDAPGMNTAIRAVVRTAIFNGLKVYGIERGWQGLIDNKIINMELSSVSGIINHGGTILHTHRCPEFRQKAARKKAFNNLCAYNIEGLVVIGGDGSLSAAYQLHKEFGTRVINIPASIDNDIYGTDYSIGFDTAVNTALEAIDKIRDTATSHERVFVIEVMGRNNGFIALDVGLTAGAEAIIIPEIPYNIDAIGQKIRYGQQRGKSSFIIVVAEGAIKAEEVAVHLRKRTTLDVRVSILGHMQRGGAPSALSREVACKLGARAVQLLIEGKSALMVGIISDKVIETPVDEIARRKKKIDMAAYKLANMLAT, translated from the coding sequence ATCAAGACGATCGGGGTCATTACGCCGGGCGGCGACGCGCCGGGGATGAACACCGCCATTCGCGCGGTGGTCCGGACAGCCATCTTCAACGGCTTAAAGGTCTACGGGATCGAGCGGGGCTGGCAGGGTTTGATCGATAACAAGATCATCAACATGGAGCTTTCCTCGGTCAGCGGGATCATCAACCACGGCGGCACGATCCTGCATACCCACCGCTGCCCGGAGTTCCGGCAAAAAGCGGCCAGGAAAAAAGCGTTTAACAATCTCTGCGCCTACAACATTGAGGGCTTGGTGGTGATCGGCGGCGACGGTTCGCTCAGCGCCGCCTACCAGCTTCACAAGGAGTTTGGGACCCGGGTGATCAATATTCCGGCTTCGATCGATAACGACATTTACGGCACCGACTACAGCATCGGCTTTGATACGGCGGTCAACACCGCGCTCGAGGCGATCGACAAGATCCGCGATACCGCTACCTCCCACGAACGGGTCTTTGTCATTGAGGTGATGGGGCGGAACAACGGTTTTATCGCCCTTGATGTCGGCCTGACGGCCGGGGCAGAGGCGATCATTATCCCGGAGATCCCTTATAATATTGACGCGATCGGCCAGAAGATCCGCTACGGCCAGCAGCGGGGGAAATCGAGCTTTATCATCGTGGTGGCCGAAGGGGCGATCAAGGCGGAAGAGGTGGCGGTCCACTTGCGCAAACGGACCACGCTCGACGTCCGGGTCAGCATCCTGGGCCACATGCAGCGGGGCGGGGCGCCGTCGGCGCTCTCCCGCGAAGTCGCCTGCAAGCTGGGCGCGAGGGCCGTTCAACTGTTGATCGAAGGCAAATCGGCCTTAATGGTCGGCATTATTTCCGATAAGGTCATCGAAACACCAGTTGACGAAATTGCCCGCCGCAAGAAGAAGATCGACATGGCCGCCTACAAGCTGGCCAACATGCTGGCGACGTAA